The genomic interval AACAGTGGCTTTCTGCTAGCCTCACATGCCTTTAGCAGGGATGGAGGGATTGGTAGGCACTGCAGGGTCATCTCCTCAAACCTAAGCCTCCAAATATTCAAACCCTAGCTGGTCTGAACCTGAGCTCATCTCAAAGATAAATGCCAAAAACTTCCTGGAAAAGTGGCCGAAGACTATAATTTATACTAGCCCTGAAGCTACTAAGAGAAGCCAACTCCTATTTTGCTCATAACCCCCTCTAAAAGCCACTTATCTTCTGAAGCCTCACTAAAGATAAATCCCATCACAAAATTACACCCTGAATGTTACAAAAAAAAACCCCCAAAGCTAATTTGACCAAAATGAACCCCAAATTTCTGGAATTGCAGAAATACCCTTAGCACTTATAAATAGCAACACTTGATATTATaagcagaaaataaaataaagactGCTGATTGCATCATGTGTCAATGCTGGAATCTGAGCCAAAACAATTTGAATTCGGGAAAGAGTGTTGAGGAAGAGGAAGTTGTCAATGGTAATCCATCTATGGATGACACATTTGtaggatttaaattttaaaatcgaAGACATGAGCAGGAGCTGCAGGACTGCATGCAGTGTTCATTATTCTCAACAAATTATTTAAGTGTGCCATAAGCAACTTTTCCTGCATGCATTCATGTTATAGCTTTGAAGCCTGCAGACTGTAATTGTAATCTACAAGCCTACTTGATTACTTGGTCCTCgatcatttaaatatttaaaattcaaggtTGACTTCAGGGAGAATGATGTAGGATGTAAGTCCAGCTGAACAGCCCAAGCTTAGGAATTGTGAGaaacatttgaaaattttattgtagattcttgtaatttttatttctagattattgaaatttttatttttagttttttcagaTATGGTCTGGTATCTTTTTAATTTTAGGCCACATTTAAATTTAGGAAACTAGTGGCTAGAGTTTTTTACTTGAGCCCCTAATATATTAGTACCATACTACGATCAATATCTAATGTGAAGGATATTATTGAGATTGGATGAATGTGAATTGTTCGGGTTACCTGTCTTTGTAAGGACATTGGTCCTGCATCAGATTTaatctgtatatatgtatatctatgtTCCCCCTGTTGTCAATAATTTATCTTCAAATATATTCTTATCactacaaggaaaaaaaaaatgaagggacAAATTATATATTTGTCTATGTTCCCCAGTAGTCAGTAATTTATCTTCAAATATATTCTTATCactacaaagaaaaaaaatgaagggGACAAATAATTTGTCTTGTATGCTGGCTGACATCTGTTTTATTTGCTTTGTAGGCTGTTGCATTGTTCAAGTCTTATTTTGGTGGGGCATTTGATGAAGATGCCATCCGTAATAATTTTGTTTTGATCTATGAGCTGTTAGATGGTATGTACTAGTAAAGAATTATTTGTTCCAAGAGAATTCTTAAGATCCAATGGAGTACTCTTTCCATCTCTGTGGTTATTTgcagttttattttgttttccttttcaATAAATATAGTTGCATGCAGTTGTATGCTGTTGCTTGTGATATTGTGATTCATTGTGCTAGGACTTCTGCAGTGTGCCTCGAGTTACCATTTCATCTGTACTTAAGGCACTCACAAGATTTAATGTGAAGTGGAAGATGTAATTCTTCTCTATCTCCATCAACTCCTCAAATGGTTGTGGTGGTTCTGCTCTTCTATGTCTGTGCTTATCTGCAGTTGTGTTTTGTTTTCCTTTTCCAATAGATATAGTGGCATGCCATTGTATGCTGTTGCATGTTTTATTAATCATTATGGTTGGACTTCTGCATGGTATTATGAGTTGCTTTTTCATCTCTACTTAATTCCAAGATCTAATGTGAAGTGGAAAATAGCCCTTATCCTGCTCTATCTACGTGAACTCCTTTTTCAGCTGTTGTAGTTGCTTCGCTTATGTTACACAATGTTTGGAGCGTGGAGTTCAAGCATTGGACTTGGAATTATGTGAAATTTGACAAAACTCTATACAATTGTGTATTAcatttgtccaaatccatacaAGCAGCCTCCACCACCCCTCCCAACCCCCCAACAAAACACACACACCCCAAAGGCACTACCTTGATGCTTCCAAAAACAACGTTTTTGCTTTCATCATCTGTGACATAGGTGACTCTTCTTATAGATTTTTGTACATAAACTTATTGAGATTATAGTTGAAGGTTTATACAGAAGTTTCTTTTGAAGACTagtatttctttttcttcaattATGATTCTTTGTTTGGTGTTGAAATAGGGTACATGAATTTTGTGCGTTGGCTATTAAATGTGATTCCTCTTTGCTAAGCACATCTGAAGGCGTAATGATAATTTTGGTAGTGCTGCTCAATGTTTTTGACAATAAAGGGAGCCTCTGATATGAGCAGTCATAAAGGTGAAGTTCGAtaggaaaataaatttattaagaaaGAAAAGTAGAATACAGAAAAAGGGGAAAACGATGCCATCGAACTGAAAAGGTAAAATTACAAAAGAGCTGTCTCCAACCCCTTTGAAAATTGTTTGTACATATATGACCAGAATAAAAGCTATAGCCCAAAGTGAAGCTGGCTCAAGTTCAATTAATTTGAATATTTCTTTATTTGATCATTGAAAGTAAAGAAATAATAGGGTTGCTTTGGATGATGAAAACTATTAAAATCGTTATGTTGCATTGTATTAGCTTTAGTTGTATTGAGTTgttaaaatgtgtacatgttctTATCTGTTGATATGAAGAGGATGAGATCCCATTAATGTCGAAATTTTGGTATGGTTCTTATTTTGAGTTTATGCAAAccaaaaaagaaatttttgagACGGTGGTACCCCATTATGGATTGTGCCACTGCATGcatatttttcttctcttttaattGTTCTGTTTTTGTTTGTGTTGGAATCTCTAACATGCTCACACTTTGCACATGCACATGagcgcacacgcacacacacaccaCTAAGCCCCTTTATCGtgtatatttttaaaaccttttttAGGTTCAATTGCTATTTTAATGTTAAAGATTTGTATGCATTCAAATTGCAGAAATTATGGACTTTGGTTACCCTCAAaatctttctccagaaattttgAAGCTTTACATTACTCAGGAAGGAGTACGCTCACCCTTCTCATCCAAGGTTAGAAGTATACTGATGTTAGTTATCTAACGACCTTGTAATTTTTAAATATGATGCTTGTGGCAGTTCCCTGAGAGGCTAGGACTCTGCTTTGCAATACTTGAGTTGATGAGCTTATGAAAATTGAAGATTTTATTTGTTCTTTCTTGTGAATATGATATTGAATATTTACTGTGTGATTACTTCTgccatgtaaaaaataaaatagccTGCAGATAAACCAGTACCCAATGCCACGTTACAAGTTACAGGCGCTGTTGGCTGGCGGAGAGAAGGTCTTGTTTATAAAAAGAATGAGGTGATAAGAGTTTCCTTCTCTTCTGTGTGAATGCATTATGGGAAAAGGCTATTCTGCTGGATTTGAATATTCCTTTGTTACACGTTTGTTACAGGTGTTTTTGGATATTGTGGAAAGTGTTAATCTTCTTATGTCCTCCAAAGGTGGGTAATGGTTCTTTAAAGTGATTATACATTTTTCTCTGTTTGGGTGCTAATGAATGTATTGGTGATTGTAGGTAGTGTTCTGCGCTGTGACGTAACTGGGAAGATTCTTATGAAGTGCTTCCTCTCTGGAATGCCTGATTTGAAGTTGGGTTTAAATGATAAGATTGGGCTTGAAAAAGAGTCACAAGTCAAATCTCGTCCCACAAAAAGGTACTGCCTGAAGTCTGAAGGCATACTTTATTCTTCCCTGTTTTTTAGCTTAATATTGctgtttctttcaaattgttAAGTTTTTCTTTTGTGCCTTTGACTGTCAAAAAGTTTTTTGCTATATTGATGTGGTAGCAGGATCAAGGAATCACAGCCAATAGAGAATTTGGGAGATATAGAGGAGAGAACGGTAGTGAACAGAACAGCAGTGCAGGTGCTGCCCAGGGAAAGAGGAGAGGGGAGGGGAAGAAGAGGAGAGAAGGAGAAGAGCGGAGGAGATGCAATTGGGCGAAGAAAACACTCTCTTCTCAATTCTAGTTCATCAAAAACCAACTCTTACATGGCTTTAataccctatttataagaaagtctAAATTATAAGAATTACACATCCCCTAAAGATACATGAAATTGCAAATAAACCCCTAAATGTACATATATTACAAACAGAACCCCTAGTAAACATAAGCCTAATTAATTACTCCTAAATAATTGCTCCTAGTAAACATGAGCCTAAATATATTGGAATCTGATAAAATTCCTTTGTACAATTTTCCTTAATCAGCCTCCAACGAGTGTCCCTTCATTGCCTTGCTTCTTGTTCTACATTGAATCTCCTCCAGTTGAAATATTGGAGGATCAAAGTAGGAAGCAATGAACTTGTACTCTTCAAAACCCAGTGCACATGTGATGTGAGAAACTTTTTTCCTTCTGTAGCACCAAAGAAAGAGAAGAGCTTAGTTGAAAATCAGAATCAGTGGACATATTGGGAATGTCTTCAAGCACATGCATGCCCTTTCTTGTGGAGTTTGGGTTAGATAGAGGAGAGAAGGGTAAAGAACAGAAACAGCAGTCCAGGTACTGCCCAGATAAATAGAGGAAAGgggaggggaagaagaagaagggagaagaagagaggaaggagaTACAGTTGGGGAAAGAACACACATTCACTTCTCAATTTGAGTTCATAAAAAATCAACTCTTATATGAATTGCataccctatttataagaaagcctaaattACAAGAATTATTGAAGCCCCAAAAGCTACATGAAATTGCCAATGAACCCCTAATAATCACATATATCACAAACAAACTCTCAAATGAACATATGCCTAATTAATTACTCTTAAATCTATTGGACTGAAACCCAATAATTCCTTTATACAATTCTCCTTGATCAGCCTCCAACAAGGGTCCATCCATTGTCCTACTTGTTATACATCATGAAATTAAATGAAAGCTTGTTTGATTTACATAATTCATAGGGAACTTAACAATCTGACATCGGGCCCAGCTTGTTTTGATTTTTTCTCCTTGTGTTAATGGACATAACCTTGTGAATGCTAATTCTGTTTCCACAGTGAACTACAATTTGATTTTTTCTGAAGTTGTAAAAGGGTTATATAATGAGTTAATGACTTCTAAAATCATATGCTACATCATATGTTAAACCTTTTTCACTTAGCTGCTATTCTATAAATGATAAGAACTCTGTGTTGGGAGCTGGGAGTTGCCTATGTTGCCTCATCTGAAAGACTTGACCATGGTCAAGTACAATGATAACCCAATTTCCATTGTTAGTTACATCAAGTGGGGAAATGGGTTTCAGCACTTTGTATGGagctttctcttttcttcttccatTACCTTGAGGGGAAGATGAGTTCAACactttgttttagggttttctgtAGGGTAAACTCTGTCTGAAATGAGGTGCCCTAGCTCTCCAAGCAAAGAAAACAGAGGCCTAGGATTAATCCTTTGTTTTTAGGGAAAAAATCCAAGTTTCTAGCTCCCAGGAAATTAATTTATTCTCACATTTGACCCTTTTTGATTCAAGATGGAAAGTCCATTCAAGCCTGGGGGCCTTAGGTTCGAAGGCTTTCGTTGATGCCATGAGTGTGCTGCAGCAGCATACAGGATGGGGTGCAAGCCTAATACTGTTCCTATTTTTTGGTGATTTTCAAATGGAACAGTTGAAAAGGGCAAACAGAGGTTTTTGACCtaaattctatatattttttcatattttggttCCCAAATTACCATTCAGTGAATATTAGTTCTGCTTTATTAGATTTGACTAGTAAAGGACAATACCTTGGACAGCATTTGGGGAAGAATATTTGCCCCTCATCAGGCTTACGGATTGATGGTTGAAGAGTTTAATTTTTTGGTATATTGGGAATagtaatttgtatatgcattctGTGTCAGATTTAGTTGATTTTTGGCttgaaaattagtttttttttttcatgcacgGTTTGGCACTCCTTGGTGCCCTTTCTCTAGTAACACATTTTTGATCTACTGATTAAGGAGAACAAAAACTTCTGTCATCAAACTCACTCTAGATTTCACCATCTTAGCTTAATGCCTGTTgtaattttgttttgaaaatttctCAGTACTcagaagatattttttttgtaattgatTGCTTGCATGTGCGTGCATGTGTGTTTGCATTCTACAATGAGACAATATTGGATTTGCATTTATCTGCAAGGGCTGCAGCAAATGAAGTGTGATTTCCTGTTTTTGTTTTTGCAGTATACTGAATGTTATGATTTTGTTTTTTGAAAGATAGATTACATTTTCTAAATGATTATATTAAGAATGGAAGATAAGCGCTTTATATGTACTTATATCTTTGAATTGCTATCTTTTACAGTGGTAAAACTATTGAGCTCGACGATGTTACGTTTCATCAGTGTGTAAATTTGACAAGGTTTAATTCAGAAAAGACCGTCAGTTTTGTGCCTCCCGATGGGGAATTTGAATTGATGAAGTAAGCTTAAACTCTTTCAATGATCTGCTCCTTGCTTTCCTTACTGGTGCATCATATGGTTACAAAAAGTTATGACACATTGATTCTGATTTCTGGGTAATGGTAAAGTGTTGCTTGGATACGTACATGAGAGGCCAAAACACATTGTTATACATTCTTATGTTCTATTTTTTTAGCCTGATTTTCAAACATTGTATAGGGTTGTGCTACCATGCGTTTTCATTTCTGAGGATTCTGTATTCATAGTTGTCCAAAGAGTGCTTTGGTTGTTTTGTGGTCCCAGAATATGATTTTTTTCCTGACACATTTTCCTTCATTATTATATATAATTGTGTTAACCATAGGTATCGTATCACCGAGGGTGTAAATCTTCCATTCCGCGTATTGCCAACAATTAAAGAATTGGGACGAACACGCATGGAAGTAAACGTCAAGGTGTGTGATTCGCATTTTG from Malania oleifera isolate guangnan ecotype guangnan chromosome 9, ASM2987363v1, whole genome shotgun sequence carries:
- the LOC131163900 gene encoding AP-2 complex subunit mu; translated protein: MPVAASAIYFLNLRGDVLINRLYRDDVGGNMVDAFRMHIMQTKELGTCPVRQIGGCSFFYMRISNVYIVIVVSSNANVACAFKFVVEAVALFKSYFGGAFDEDAIRNNFVLIYELLDEIMDFGYPQNLSPEILKLYITQEGVRSPFSSKPADKPVPNATLQVTGAVGWRREGLVYKKNEVFLDIVESVNLLMSSKGSVLRCDVTGKILMKCFLSGMPDLKLGLNDKIGLEKESQVKSRPTKSGKTIELDDVTFHQCVNLTRFNSEKTVSFVPPDGEFELMKYRITEGVNLPFRVLPTIKELGRTRMEVNVKVKSVFGAKMFALGVVIKIPVPKQTAKTSFQVTSGRAKYNAAIDCLVWKIRKFPGQTEPTMSADIELISTMAEKKSWTRPPIQMEFQVPMFTASGLRVRFLKVWEKSGYNTVEWVRYITKAGSYEIRC